One Rosa chinensis cultivar Old Blush chromosome 3, RchiOBHm-V2, whole genome shotgun sequence DNA window includes the following coding sequences:
- the LOC112191416 gene encoding B3 domain-containing protein At2g36080: MSLNHFSSSELQETQWWNNSTTQQNQQQPPEFTMDTFHPQLYQNYQPGWLGSQISQQPPTLNFNLNHQHNDAADRELQQPELQIDMGDDKETMFEKPLTPSDVGKLNRLVIPKQHAERYFPLGGGNGGESGGEKGLLLSFEDESGKCWRFRYSYWNSSQSYVLTKGWSRYVKEKRLDAGDVVLFERRRNDSERLFIGWRRRAAQESSGAGGGASNTSAQVSGSGGGGGAGPGVESGGSRAGWTRIFYSAPQSYPAPHHHSVPYPPDYLQHAAAAAAGSPVQNQTPSSSSGCNSRILRLFGVNLECQQQQDDESEPSTPDGSSLSSQGPTHHQFYPNPTNAYYGDHRDFTFSRDANPPMRNRRG; the protein is encoded by the exons ATGTCCTTGAACCATTTCTCTTCCTCCGAGCTTCAAGAAACGCAGTGGTGGAACAACTCGACGACTCAACAAAACCAGCAACAGCCCCCTGAATTCACCATGGACACTTTCCACCCTCAATTGTATCAAAATTACCAGCCCGGCTGGCTAGGCTCCCAAATCTCCCAACAGCCCCCGACCCTCAATTTCAACCTCAACCATCAACACAACGACGCCGCCGACAGAGAATTACAACAGCCAGAGCTTCAGATCGACATGGGGGATGACAAAGAGACCATGTTCGAGAAGCCGCTGACCCCAAGCGACGTCGGCAAGCTCAACCGCCTTGTCATTCCCAAGCAGCACGCCGAGAGGTACTTCCCTCTCGGTGGCGGCAACGGCGGAGAGTCAGGAGGCGAGAAGGGGCTGCTGCTGAGCTTCGAGGACGAGTCCGGAAAGTGCTGGAGGTTCCGGTACTCGTACTGGAACAGCAGCCAAAGCTATGTATTAACCAAAGGATGGAGCCGCTACGTGAAGGAAAAGCGCCTCGACGCCGGCGACGTCGTTTTGTTCGAGCGGCGCCGAAACGACAGCGAGCGCCTCTTCATTGGGTGGAGGCGCCGTGCGGCGCAAGAGAGCAGCGGCGCTGGTGGTGGGGCTAGTAACACGTCAGCGCAGGTTAGCGGAAGCGGCGGGGGTGGTGGTGCTGGTCCTGGTGTTGAAAGTGGAGGTAGTAGAGCTGGTTGGACCAGGATCTTCTATTCTGCACCGCAGTCTTATCCTGCGCCCCATCATCACAGTGTGCCATACCCACCTGACTATCTACAACATGCAGCCGCAGCAGCAGCAG GATCTCCTGTTCAGAACCAGACGCCGTCGTCGTCATCGGGCTGCAACTCGAGGATATTGAGGCTGTTTGGGGTGAACTTGGAGTGCCAGCAGCAGCAGGATGATGAGTCCGAACCATCCACACCAGATGGGTCGTCTTTGTCAAGCCAGGGTCCAACCCACCACCAGTTCTATCCTAATCCTACTAATGCTTATTATGGAGACCACAGG GATTTCACTTTCTCCAGAGATGCGAACCCCCCCATGAGAAATCGACGAGGATAG
- the LOC121052398 gene encoding uncharacterized protein LOC121052398, with protein sequence MVVRIEIIRMAVVGVVRVPVSGGVVDFHGVSGRGVDSSGRGLKLFGWKEAHAWQRVLEWWGAGAVIGGSYSGDWLGFSTKWRVRQKGCWDCDLVAWAAGVGCHGGALSARWQEQLHLRFLGWAYSFCTQAWVCMWAYVFGFHFLILIVFFC encoded by the exons ATGGTGGTACGTATAGAGATTATCAG AATGGCGGTGGTTGGCGTTGTTCGCGTACCTGTCAGCGGTGGCGTGGTTGACTTTCATGGTGTTTCGGGTCGTGGTGTTGACAGCAGCGGTCGTGGCTTGAAGCTTTTT GGCTGGAAGGAAGCACATGCTTGGCAGCGTGTTTTGGAGTGGTGGGGTGCCGGAGCTGTGATTGGTGGATCGTACAGTGGCGACTGGCTAGGATTCTCTACTAAATGGAGGGTCAGGCAGAAGGGCTGCTGGGATTGCGACCTGGTGGCGTGGGCCGCGGGGGTCGGTTGCCATGGTGGTGCCTTATCTGCACGGTGGCAGGAGCAATTGCACCTAAGGTTTCTTGGTTGGGCCTATTCCTTTTGCACACAGGCTTGGGTTTGTATGTGGGCCTACGTTTTTGGGttccattttttaattttaattgtttttttctgtTAG